In the Brucella anthropi ATCC 49188 genome, one interval contains:
- a CDS encoding PD-(D/E)XK nuclease-like domain-containing protein: MTDTLHQDELTWDVGKISQQGIYAKIPMSVYHSDCCVGPSISSSGLREIAPPDGCPLKFWDNSYLNPDRAPQQEKHHFSLGRAIHTLLLGEDGFRDEYVVRPAEFDSWRTTASKTWRSQKLKDGKTVLEPNDLVIIEGIADRVANDRSFIEHLDGRVERTIIVRDPTTGIFVKARPDALPADQVIADLKTTSDASERGCLTSIKKFNYHMQMALAGSALELLTRRRVTDHVLLFVETKRPYAYNIKPVDAQYVWLGARQNRAALDILAECLSTGVWPTYYGSGLTASPSDFFEKQIENEPSIPAEAA, from the coding sequence ATATACGCAAAAATACCGATGAGCGTTTATCACTCGGATTGCTGCGTTGGCCCGTCGATTTCATCCAGTGGCTTGCGCGAGATTGCGCCGCCTGATGGCTGCCCGTTGAAGTTCTGGGACAATAGCTATCTGAACCCGGATCGTGCGCCACAGCAAGAAAAGCATCATTTCTCGCTTGGCAGAGCAATTCATACGCTTCTGCTCGGTGAAGACGGCTTCCGTGATGAATACGTGGTTCGGCCTGCCGAGTTCGATAGCTGGCGCACAACAGCATCCAAGACGTGGCGATCACAGAAGCTGAAGGACGGTAAGACGGTTCTTGAGCCGAATGATTTGGTCATCATTGAAGGAATTGCTGATCGAGTAGCCAATGATCGGTCGTTTATCGAACATCTGGACGGTCGAGTAGAGAGGACCATTATCGTTCGCGATCCGACTACTGGCATATTCGTCAAGGCTCGCCCGGATGCATTACCAGCCGATCAGGTGATTGCCGACTTGAAAACCACATCAGACGCCAGCGAGCGCGGATGCCTGACCTCTATCAAGAAGTTCAACTATCACATGCAGATGGCCCTTGCTGGCTCTGCTCTGGAGCTTCTGACACGTCGGCGGGTCACTGATCATGTGCTTCTGTTTGTCGAGACCAAGCGGCCCTACGCCTACAATATCAAGCCAGTTGACGCTCAATATGTCTGGCTTGGCGCACGTCAAAACCGTGCCGCTCTGGATATTCTGGCTGAATGCCTAAGCACTGGTGTGTGGCCGACCTATTACGGTTCCGGACTGACCGCTTCCCCATCCGATTTCTTTGAAAAGCAGATCGAAAATGAACCTTCGATCCCTGCGGAGGCAGCATAA